In bacterium, the following proteins share a genomic window:
- the flhB gene encoding flagellar biosynthesis protein FlhB: MSDSGTGERTEKATGKRRDEAREKGTVPKSQEVSSAVVLIAGMTLLVASSGFMANKICETTGYMLGQAHILGPINVYAASELIEGSFWPIAGALAPLILGILIASIWGNVAQFGFKFTPKAMGLQFDRLNPVSGMQKFFKMTAFFELGKNFLKIVLVSILAWTTISGLMDTIVGSSLLSLPAVVATGKAAFIKVVAKLLAFCAVLALGDWFWQKWRYEENLKMSKYEVKQEAKDYDGDPQIKARIRGMQYEAFRKRMIAAVPTADVVVTNPTHFAVALKYEPGSPAPKVVAKGQDHLAGIIRKLARENRVPVIENKPLARALHAQVEVGHYVPESLFQAVAEVLAYVYRLKRS; this comes from the coding sequence ATGTCCGACAGCGGAACCGGGGAACGCACAGAAAAAGCGACAGGTAAACGGCGCGACGAAGCGCGCGAGAAGGGGACCGTACCCAAGAGCCAGGAAGTTAGCAGCGCTGTCGTGCTCATTGCCGGCATGACCCTCCTGGTGGCCAGCTCCGGATTCATGGCCAACAAGATCTGCGAAACGACCGGCTACATGCTCGGGCAGGCCCATATCCTGGGGCCGATCAACGTCTATGCAGCCAGTGAACTCATCGAGGGTTCGTTCTGGCCGATCGCCGGCGCCCTGGCGCCGCTGATCCTCGGCATCCTCATCGCCTCGATCTGGGGCAACGTGGCCCAGTTCGGCTTCAAGTTCACGCCGAAGGCCATGGGCCTGCAGTTCGACCGGCTGAACCCCGTCTCGGGCATGCAGAAATTCTTCAAGATGACGGCGTTCTTCGAACTGGGGAAGAACTTCCTGAAGATCGTGCTCGTGAGCATCCTGGCCTGGACCACGATCAGCGGGCTCATGGACACGATCGTCGGATCGTCGCTCCTGTCGCTGCCGGCCGTCGTGGCGACGGGCAAGGCCGCCTTCATCAAGGTGGTGGCGAAGCTTCTGGCGTTCTGCGCCGTGCTGGCCCTGGGCGACTGGTTCTGGCAGAAATGGCGCTATGAGGAAAACCTCAAGATGTCCAAGTACGAGGTCAAGCAGGAGGCCAAGGACTACGACGGCGACCCGCAGATCAAGGCCAGGATCCGCGGCATGCAGTACGAGGCGTTCCGCAAGCGGATGATCGCCGCCGTACCGACTGCCGACGTGGTGGTCACTAACCCGACGCATTTCGCCGTGGCGCTCAAATACGAGCCAGGTTCCCCGGCGCCGAAGGTCGTGGCCAAGGGCCAGGACCACCTCGCAGGCATCATCCGCAAGCTTGCGCGCGAGAACCGCGTGCCGGTCATCGAGAACAAGCCGTTGGCGCGGGCATTGCATGCGCAAGTCGAAGTGGGGCACTACGTCCCCGAAAGCCTCTTCCAGGCCGTGGCCGAAGTGCTGGCCTACGTGTACCGCTTGAAGCGGTCCTGA
- the flhA gene encoding flagellar biosynthesis protein FlhA has product MEQEQVINRDLVLANSNILSAVAVLVVLGLMIVPVPPILLDLMLTFSIAFSVTVLLVALYLKEPLQFNSFPSLLLILTLMRLSLNVASTRLILSTGQAGQVIDAFGHFVVGGNYAVGIIVFIILVIINFVVVTKGAGRIAEVAARFTLDAMPGKQMAIDADLNAGMITEKQARMRRADIAREAEFFGAMDGASKFVKGDAMAGIIITVINIVGGFAIGMLQMGMSASESLSRFTMLTVGDGLVSQVPALLVSTAAGLVVTRTSGNLNLGQTITVQIFRQTKALYLSSGALAVLALVPGLPTVPFLIFAAGTAITGNFMSRRVKDFDKATEDQIENEDQVQQQAKAVEERPGLRGEDLFVLDKLELEIGYGLIPLVDEARGGDLLHRIGSIRRQVGSELGIFIHPVRVRDNLQLSAQEYVIKLKGVEVARAQLIPGRLLAMSTRPDCGPLEGMATTEPAFNLPAVWIDSDSKSRAEMEGYTVVEPAAVLATHLSELIRAHADEMLSRQDVKDMCESMREFAPSLVEDLIPDRVPINTLHNVLKALLHERVPVRDLTTILETLANQGATAHGPDFLVARVREALARSITALYTEGNGKLHVVALHPECEQVLVAAARDSESSGGVAIAPGFTREFLSRLETVLRAAYAGGTPPVLLVPTPIRLFVKRLIEPTYPNLAVMGYTEVTSSASIVSAGTVVTNGARLEQQAVA; this is encoded by the coding sequence GTGGAGCAGGAACAGGTCATCAATCGCGATCTGGTGCTGGCCAACAGCAACATCCTGAGCGCCGTTGCGGTGCTCGTGGTGCTGGGCCTCATGATCGTGCCGGTGCCCCCGATCCTGCTCGACCTGATGTTGACCTTCAGCATCGCGTTTTCCGTGACGGTGCTGCTGGTCGCCCTGTACCTGAAGGAACCGCTGCAGTTCAACAGTTTCCCGTCCCTGCTGCTGATCCTGACCCTGATGCGGCTGTCGCTCAACGTGGCCTCGACGCGGCTGATCCTGAGCACCGGCCAGGCCGGCCAGGTGATCGACGCCTTCGGCCATTTCGTGGTCGGCGGCAACTACGCCGTCGGCATCATCGTGTTCATCATCCTCGTGATCATCAACTTCGTCGTCGTCACGAAGGGCGCCGGCCGTATCGCCGAAGTGGCCGCGCGCTTCACCCTCGACGCCATGCCCGGCAAGCAGATGGCCATCGACGCCGACCTGAACGCCGGCATGATCACGGAGAAGCAGGCCCGCATGCGCCGCGCGGACATCGCCCGCGAGGCCGAGTTCTTCGGGGCCATGGACGGCGCCAGCAAGTTCGTCAAGGGCGATGCCATGGCCGGCATCATCATCACCGTCATCAACATCGTCGGCGGCTTCGCCATCGGCATGCTGCAGATGGGGATGTCGGCCAGCGAGTCGCTGTCGCGTTTCACGATGCTGACCGTCGGCGACGGCCTGGTGAGCCAGGTGCCGGCGCTGCTGGTGTCGACGGCGGCCGGCCTGGTCGTCACCCGCACCTCGGGCAACCTGAACCTCGGCCAGACCATCACGGTGCAGATCTTCCGGCAGACCAAGGCGCTCTACCTGTCGTCGGGCGCCCTGGCGGTGCTGGCGCTGGTGCCCGGGCTGCCGACGGTGCCGTTCCTGATCTTCGCGGCGGGCACCGCCATCACCGGCAATTTCATGAGCCGGCGCGTGAAGGACTTCGACAAGGCGACCGAGGACCAGATCGAGAACGAGGACCAGGTCCAGCAGCAGGCGAAGGCCGTCGAGGAGCGGCCGGGCCTGCGCGGCGAGGACCTGTTCGTGCTGGACAAGCTCGAGCTGGAGATCGGCTACGGGCTGATCCCCCTGGTGGACGAGGCCCGCGGCGGCGACCTGCTGCACCGCATCGGCAGCATCCGGCGGCAGGTCGGCAGCGAGCTCGGCATCTTCATCCACCCGGTCAGGGTCCGCGACAACCTGCAGCTCTCGGCGCAGGAGTACGTGATCAAGCTCAAGGGCGTGGAGGTGGCGCGGGCCCAGCTGATCCCCGGCCGCCTGCTCGCGATGAGCACGCGGCCCGACTGCGGGCCGCTTGAAGGCATGGCCACGACCGAGCCGGCATTCAACCTGCCGGCCGTCTGGATCGACAGCGATTCGAAGTCACGGGCCGAGATGGAGGGCTACACCGTGGTCGAGCCGGCGGCTGTGCTTGCCACGCACCTGTCGGAGCTCATCCGCGCGCATGCCGACGAGATGCTGAGCCGGCAGGACGTGAAGGACATGTGCGAGTCGATGCGCGAGTTCGCGCCGTCGCTGGTCGAGGACCTGATCCCGGATCGCGTCCCGATCAACACCTTGCACAATGTCCTGAAGGCCCTGCTGCACGAGCGCGTACCCGTCAGGGACCTGACCACCATCCTCGAGACGCTGGCCAACCAGGGTGCCACCGCGCACGGACCCGACTTCCTCGTCGCGCGCGTCCGCGAGGCGCTGGCGCGCTCGATCACCGCCCTCTACACCGAGGGCAACGGCAAGCTGCACGTCGTGGCGCTGCATCCCGAATGCGAACAGGTGCTGGTCGCTGCCGCCCGCGATTCGGAGAGCAGCGGCGGCGTGGCCATCGCCCCGGGCTTCACCCGCGAGTTCCTGTCGCGACTCGAGACCGTGCTTCGCGCAGCCTACGCCGGCGGCACGCCGCCCGTGCTGCTGGTACCAACGCCGATCCGACTCTTCGTCAAGCGGCTCATCGAGCCGACCTATCCCAATTTGGCGGTCATGGGGTACACCGAGGTCACTTCCTCGGCGTCCATCGTGTCCGCCGGAACGGTGGTGACCAATGGCGCCAGGCTCGAACAGCAGGCAGTCGCCTGA
- a CDS encoding FliA/WhiG family RNA polymerase sigma factor has translation MTETVVIPIPHLDLWRHYRRENCQDARRDLVDLHARIVKYVAGRMAIGLPHYVEFNDLISAGLLGLLQAIDNFDPERGIKFETYAIPRIRGAILDELRSQDWFPRSLRRKAKMLEEAYGTLEVQLGRPATDAEVAKRLSIDISELDGMLGEVAVATIVSLDADTSGDDSENSTSLGDYLADSRTEDIEKVIARQEMKELIGSRMAELPEKEQLVLVLYYYEELTLKEIGEILDVTESRVCQIHTRAIMRLKGKIDRHEGKSSIGQITRQIRRRQEETDRQDELEPTPTNVKAVRREFEPVNVMACLSLFQLTSCLTWLARSGNWPG, from the coding sequence ATGACTGAGACCGTCGTCATCCCGATCCCGCACCTCGACCTGTGGCGCCACTATCGCCGTGAGAACTGCCAGGACGCCCGGCGGGACCTGGTCGATCTCCATGCGCGGATCGTCAAATATGTGGCCGGTCGCATGGCGATCGGGCTGCCGCACTACGTCGAGTTCAATGACCTGATCTCGGCCGGACTGCTGGGACTGCTGCAGGCCATCGACAACTTCGACCCGGAGCGCGGCATCAAGTTCGAGACCTACGCGATCCCGCGCATCCGCGGCGCGATCCTCGACGAGTTGCGCAGCCAGGACTGGTTCCCGCGCTCGCTGCGGCGCAAGGCGAAGATGCTGGAAGAAGCGTACGGCACGCTGGAAGTGCAGCTGGGCCGCCCGGCGACCGACGCCGAGGTGGCCAAACGCCTGTCCATCGACATCAGCGAACTGGACGGCATGCTGGGCGAGGTGGCCGTGGCCACGATCGTCTCGCTGGATGCCGACACCTCCGGCGACGACAGCGAGAACTCGACCAGCCTGGGTGACTACCTGGCCGATTCGCGCACGGAAGACATCGAGAAGGTCATCGCGCGCCAGGAGATGAAGGAACTGATCGGCTCACGCATGGCCGAGCTGCCCGAGAAGGAGCAGCTCGTGCTGGTGCTCTACTACTACGAGGAACTGACGCTGAAGGAAATCGGCGAGATCCTCGACGTGACCGAGAGCCGCGTCTGCCAGATCCACACGCGCGCGATCATGCGGCTGAAGGGGAAGATCGACCGCCACGAGGGCAAGAGCTCGATCGGCCAGATCACCCGCCAGATCCGCCGTCGCCAGGAGGAGACCGACCGGCAGGACGAACTCGAGCCGACGCCGACCAACGTCAAGGCCGTTCGGCGCGAGTTCGAACCGGTCAATGTCATGGCCTGCCTGTCGCTGTTCCAGCTCACGTCATGCCTGACGTGGCTGGCCCGCAGCGGCAACTGGCCGGGCTAG
- a CDS encoding HDOD domain-containing protein: MSTSVEVEGSVALLAPETAERLQSIVMTTRDLPAMPQVAAKVLELASDPGTSAGQLQQVISDDQAMTGRILKIANSAMYSCSRRIKTLSEAIVMLGFNSIRSLVVTSAARNLYNTRKSRTGLKERLLWEHSIGCAIACRLLAAERIPGLAEEAFLAGLMHDIGKLVLNLRVPEKFDEVVQVVYNENRPFHTTEAELLGFDHAQVGALLVNKWKLSPLLEEAILNHHNPEALTAENPLLLYLDLGNKMCKKMGIGFIDEPELDILDCPANRILGLDRSSFESAAATLQVTLESEMEIYI; the protein is encoded by the coding sequence ATGAGCACATCGGTCGAAGTCGAAGGAAGCGTGGCCCTGCTCGCGCCGGAGACTGCCGAACGGCTGCAGAGCATCGTCATGACGACGCGCGACCTGCCGGCCATGCCGCAGGTCGCCGCGAAGGTGCTTGAGCTCGCCTCCGACCCGGGCACTTCCGCCGGCCAGCTGCAACAGGTCATCTCCGACGACCAGGCCATGACCGGCCGCATCCTGAAGATCGCCAACAGTGCGATGTACTCCTGCAGCCGCCGCATCAAGACGCTCAGCGAGGCGATCGTGATGCTGGGCTTCAATTCGATCCGGAGCCTGGTCGTCACCAGCGCCGCGCGCAACCTCTACAACACGCGCAAGTCCCGCACCGGCCTGAAGGAACGGCTGTTGTGGGAGCACTCCATCGGCTGCGCGATCGCCTGCCGCCTGCTGGCCGCGGAACGCATCCCCGGCCTGGCGGAAGAAGCTTTCCTTGCCGGCCTCATGCACGACATCGGCAAGCTGGTCCTCAACCTGCGAGTGCCCGAGAAGTTCGACGAAGTGGTGCAGGTGGTCTACAACGAGAACCGGCCCTTCCACACGACCGAAGCCGAACTGCTCGGGTTCGACCACGCACAGGTCGGCGCCCTGCTGGTCAACAAGTGGAAGCTCTCGCCGCTGCTCGAGGAAGCGATCCTGAACCACCACAACCCCGAGGCTCTCACGGCCGAGAATCCGCTCCTGCTGTATCTCGACCTGGGCAACAAGATGTGTAAGAAGATGGGCATCGGGTTCATCGACGAGCCGGAACTGGACATTCTCGACTGTCCGGCAAACCGCATCCTCGGCCTCGATCGCTCGTCGTTCGAGTCGGCTGCGGCCACGCTCCAGGTGACCCTGGAGAGTGAGATGGAGATCTACATCTGA
- a CDS encoding HDOD domain-containing protein, protein MSNANSSMILIDPSRTVDMQVLLAEVNDLPSIPETLIRILKVLDDPASGPADLTRVVRMDAPVMAKILRLANSPYYSSRGDLADINRCVAVLGYRTVRQVAICITVATSLITSVEKAGGQLDYRELWRHSVVTGAIAKHLARMTGYPDPEEAFTAGLLHDMGKFVLEVHAPQIYTQVVSERRRRGGSLSDLERETFGFDHASLGAAFAESWRFPPLLVRAFAEHHCEIVGRARARHEQAAALVSLADYLANTFEPARSDLGFDPTVVDAARLHDTAGVPVELVEANRDAIGDAVEKAGAFLQL, encoded by the coding sequence ATGAGCAACGCGAACAGCTCGATGATCCTGATCGACCCCTCCCGAACGGTCGACATGCAGGTTTTGCTGGCAGAGGTCAACGATCTGCCTTCGATCCCGGAGACCCTGATCCGGATCCTGAAGGTGCTCGACGATCCGGCCAGCGGCCCGGCCGATCTCACGCGTGTTGTCCGCATGGATGCGCCCGTCATGGCCAAGATCCTGCGCCTGGCGAACTCGCCCTACTATTCGAGCCGCGGCGATCTCGCCGACATCAACCGCTGTGTCGCCGTGCTCGGTTACCGCACCGTGCGCCAGGTGGCCATCTGCATCACCGTGGCCACGAGCCTGATCACCTCGGTCGAGAAGGCCGGCGGACAACTGGACTACCGTGAGCTGTGGCGACACTCCGTCGTTACCGGCGCCATCGCCAAGCACCTTGCCCGCATGACCGGTTATCCCGATCCCGAAGAGGCCTTCACCGCCGGTTTGCTGCACGACATGGGCAAGTTCGTGCTCGAGGTCCACGCACCGCAGATCTACACCCAGGTCGTGTCCGAGCGGCGGCGCCGCGGCGGCTCGCTCAGTGATCTCGAACGCGAGACCTTCGGCTTCGACCACGCCAGCCTCGGCGCCGCGTTCGCCGAATCGTGGCGCTTCCCGCCGCTGCTGGTGCGCGCCTTCGCCGAACACCACTGCGAGATCGTGGGACGGGCCCGCGCCCGCCACGAACAGGCTGCCGCCCTCGTCTCCCTGGCCGACTACCTCGCCAACACCTTCGAGCCGGCCCGCAGCGACCTGGGCTTCGACCCGACCGTCGTCGACGCCGCCCGACTGCACGACACGGCCGGCGTGCCGGTGGAGCTGGTCGAGGCCAACCGCGACGCGATCGGCGACGCAGTCGAAAAGGCCGGAGCGTTCCTGCAGCTCTAA
- a CDS encoding sigma 54-interacting transcriptional regulator produces MGRSAPIQEVLSLVAHAAPLDVNILILGESGTGKELVARAIHDNSRRAAGPFVSLNCGAMSEGVLESELFGHARGAFTGAVTDHEGVFRRADNGTLFLDEVAEMPLGMQTRFLRALETGEFTPVGGRAPRTSNIRLVAATHRNLADDVARGRFRQDLYFRLRVVVIQTPPLRAHREDIPILASTFLRSENEKHGLHVRGLTRAAEQALLEMDWPGNVRELRNLISSAVVMKQNGLIDVEDLPGGAPAAGGSRSYLPVALGAAVAPELDMAMFASTLLAIRQEIRELRTLLTRQAPPADLAGGWHPADTTAWEPATGGVETFGGNDAYSPLSSAAAGDLQTAERTLVEAALRTNGGNRRKAAERLGISERTLYRKIRSYGL; encoded by the coding sequence GTGGGACGCAGCGCACCGATCCAGGAAGTCCTGTCGCTCGTGGCCCATGCCGCACCGCTCGACGTCAACATCCTGATCCTCGGCGAGAGCGGCACCGGCAAGGAGCTGGTGGCGCGCGCCATCCACGACAATTCGCGCCGCGCCGCCGGACCTTTCGTCAGCCTCAACTGCGGTGCCATGAGCGAAGGCGTGCTTGAGAGCGAACTGTTCGGGCACGCGCGCGGTGCGTTCACCGGCGCGGTGACCGACCACGAAGGCGTCTTCCGCCGCGCCGATAACGGCACGCTGTTTCTGGACGAGGTCGCCGAGATGCCGCTCGGCATGCAGACGCGATTCCTGCGCGCACTGGAAACCGGCGAGTTCACGCCGGTGGGCGGCCGCGCGCCGCGCACGAGCAACATCCGCCTGGTCGCAGCCACCCACCGCAACCTGGCCGACGATGTCGCCCGCGGCCGGTTCCGTCAGGATCTCTACTTCCGCCTGCGCGTGGTCGTCATCCAGACGCCGCCGCTGCGTGCCCATCGCGAGGACATCCCGATTCTCGCCAGCACCTTCCTGCGATCCGAGAACGAGAAGCACGGACTGCATGTCCGCGGCCTGACCCGCGCAGCCGAGCAGGCCCTGCTGGAGATGGACTGGCCCGGCAACGTGCGGGAGCTTCGCAACCTCATCAGCTCCGCCGTGGTGATGAAGCAGAACGGGCTGATCGACGTGGAGGACCTGCCCGGCGGCGCGCCGGCTGCCGGCGGCTCACGTTCCTACTTGCCCGTGGCCCTGGGCGCGGCCGTGGCGCCCGAGCTGGACATGGCCATGTTCGCCTCGACACTGCTGGCCATCCGGCAGGAGATCCGCGAACTGCGGACCCTGCTGACCCGGCAGGCGCCTCCGGCCGACCTGGCCGGCGGCTGGCACCCGGCGGACACCACGGCCTGGGAACCGGCGACCGGCGGCGTCGAGACGTTCGGGGGCAACGACGCCTACAGCCCCCTGAGCAGCGCCGCGGCCGGGGACCTCCAGACCGCCGAACGGACCCTGGTGGAGGCGGCCCTGCGCACCAACGGAGGCAACCGGCGGAAAGCCGCCGAACGACTGGGGATCAGCGAAAGGACCCTCTACCGGAAGATCCGGTCCTACGGGCTGTAG
- a CDS encoding UPF0164 family protein, producing the protein MIVNPVRPLRRLSLLASVVFCAAIPGAAHADKYAGAFMESGGGARALGMGAAFTAVADDPSTTFWNPAGLAGVTRRELLLMHSERFGDLIDRDFAAYVQPVGWRLFCGESAGVGISLIRLGVDDIPFTNHLTDDLDDNGDGTVDDEELLGLFDLQDQIRYKSDQEFGLLLSYGEQKGAWRVGGSLKFIRQSVGPYSSLGVGADLAVLRPAIWKRLDFGLKLQDVTTTYLSWSTGHNEVITPAIVPGLAWRQPVPRWNMDVTLAGSVETRFDNRGDADQYSSGSLSANAHAGLELGFSQRVFVRTGFDGGFDAGHFAAGAGFRLEPLTIDYAYAGDALEIDEVTHRVSVSVRF; encoded by the coding sequence ATGATCGTCAACCCGGTGCGCCCGCTGCGGCGCCTGAGTCTGCTGGCTAGTGTCGTCTTCTGCGCCGCCATTCCGGGCGCCGCCCACGCCGACAAGTACGCCGGCGCCTTCATGGAAAGCGGGGGCGGGGCCCGGGCCCTCGGCATGGGCGCCGCCTTCACGGCCGTGGCCGATGATCCATCGACCACGTTCTGGAACCCGGCCGGGCTGGCCGGCGTCACCCGTCGCGAGCTGCTGCTCATGCACAGCGAGCGTTTCGGCGATCTCATCGACCGCGACTTCGCGGCCTACGTGCAGCCTGTCGGCTGGCGCCTGTTCTGCGGCGAGAGCGCCGGAGTCGGCATCTCGCTGATCCGCCTGGGTGTCGACGACATCCCGTTCACGAACCACCTGACTGACGACCTCGACGACAACGGCGACGGCACCGTCGATGACGAGGAGCTCCTGGGCCTGTTCGACCTGCAGGACCAGATCCGCTACAAGAGCGACCAGGAATTCGGCCTGCTGCTTTCCTACGGCGAGCAGAAGGGCGCCTGGCGCGTCGGCGGTTCGCTGAAGTTCATCCGCCAGAGCGTGGGTCCGTACTCGAGCCTCGGCGTGGGCGCCGACCTTGCGGTGCTGCGCCCGGCCATCTGGAAGCGGCTCGACTTCGGGCTGAAGCTGCAGGACGTCACGACGACCTACCTGTCGTGGAGCACCGGCCACAACGAGGTCATCACGCCGGCCATCGTGCCGGGCCTGGCCTGGCGGCAGCCGGTGCCGCGCTGGAACATGGACGTGACCCTGGCCGGATCGGTGGAGACGCGATTCGACAATCGCGGTGACGCCGACCAGTACAGCAGCGGCTCGTTGAGTGCAAACGCTCACGCCGGCCTTGAACTGGGCTTCTCGCAGCGGGTCTTCGTGCGAACGGGATTCGACGGTGGTTTCGACGCAGGGCACTTCGCGGCCGGCGCCGGTTTCCGGCTCGAGCCGCTGACCATCGACTACGCCTACGCCGGGGATGCGCTGGAGATCGACGAGGTCACGCACCGGGTGAGCGTGTCGGTGCGCTTCTAG
- a CDS encoding LysM peptidoglycan-binding domain-containing protein, with protein MTFRHASWPTNCGRHRILARFGLPGTSRAALLVLPLALAAMFHSGCAGGGGPPVQRAVVADDNFYSETTRARRIADTTPDDGILDGALEVTAEPVVELQLDDQGRASLPSLEKIARTALSLAAEGRLNEAQDHLYVLEDQAALPAPVDADSLYLEQMLSLQRRAGLLGAVLAEQLAFAGEASLADSLLADGYARLGQSAFPDSLVPATGATLPAITVDLLKVDNQEVTRWVNYFAGRGRDHFQVWLERRAEVDSMITAILDENGLPREMIYLALIESGLSPRAGSSANAVGPWQFMAPTGKGNGLRIDWWIDERRDMEASTRAACKYIRTLYAQFNDWALVLAAYNTGEGRVERVINQHGHDDFWNLRLPSQTTAHIPKFIAAARIGEDPERFGFAVPAARPLHYDLLPVDIATDLGVIAKCAGVEEAEIKALNPALVRGVASPDKKTYNVKVPKGKGASAQVALAKVPAAKRLMWSSHRVARGETLGRIASTYGATVADIARLNRLNKPYLIHPGDELLIPMPGELSASARERMASAQTSGNSGGKSGGKAKAATKGKGKYEPPAGWERVSYDVRKGDTVGIIAKRLGVTVTHLRQVNSLPRSNLIRAGQRLFAYKPPKG; from the coding sequence ATGACGTTTCGACATGCCTCCTGGCCGACCAACTGCGGACGGCACAGGATCTTAGCTCGTTTTGGCCTACCTGGAACCTCGCGCGCAGCGCTTCTGGTCCTGCCTCTGGCCCTGGCGGCGATGTTCCATTCCGGCTGTGCCGGCGGGGGCGGCCCTCCCGTTCAGCGGGCCGTCGTCGCCGACGACAACTTCTACAGCGAAACGACGCGGGCACGCCGCATCGCGGACACGACGCCTGACGACGGTATCCTCGACGGTGCCCTCGAGGTGACCGCGGAGCCTGTCGTCGAGCTGCAACTCGATGACCAGGGCCGCGCTTCCCTGCCGTCCTTGGAAAAGATCGCCCGGACGGCCCTGTCCCTGGCCGCTGAAGGCCGTCTCAACGAGGCGCAGGACCACCTCTATGTGCTGGAGGACCAGGCCGCACTGCCGGCGCCTGTCGATGCCGATTCCCTGTACCTGGAACAGATGCTGAGCCTGCAGCGCCGTGCCGGGCTGCTGGGCGCCGTACTGGCCGAACAGCTCGCCTTCGCCGGCGAGGCAAGCCTGGCCGATTCGCTGCTGGCCGACGGTTACGCCCGGCTGGGCCAGAGCGCTTTTCCCGATTCGCTGGTCCCGGCTACCGGCGCCACGCTGCCGGCGATCACCGTCGATCTCCTGAAGGTCGACAACCAGGAAGTCACGCGCTGGGTCAACTATTTCGCCGGCCGCGGCCGCGACCATTTCCAGGTCTGGCTGGAGCGGCGTGCGGAAGTCGACTCGATGATCACCGCGATCCTCGACGAGAACGGCCTGCCGCGCGAGATGATCTACCTGGCGCTGATCGAGAGCGGACTCAGCCCGCGCGCGGGCTCGAGCGCGAACGCTGTCGGCCCGTGGCAGTTCATGGCGCCGACCGGCAAGGGCAACGGGCTGCGCATCGACTGGTGGATCGACGAGCGCCGCGACATGGAGGCCTCCACGCGCGCGGCCTGCAAGTACATCCGCACACTCTATGCGCAGTTCAACGACTGGGCGCTGGTGTTGGCCGCCTACAACACCGGTGAAGGTCGCGTCGAGCGCGTGATCAACCAGCACGGTCACGACGATTTCTGGAACCTGCGCCTGCCCAGCCAGACGACCGCGCACATCCCGAAGTTCATCGCGGCGGCGCGGATCGGCGAGGATCCGGAACGCTTCGGATTCGCGGTGCCGGCGGCGCGGCCGTTGCACTACGACCTGTTGCCGGTCGACATCGCCACCGATCTCGGCGTGATCGCGAAATGCGCCGGCGTCGAAGAGGCGGAGATCAAGGCCCTCAATCCGGCGCTGGTGCGGGGTGTCGCCTCGCCCGACAAGAAGACGTACAACGTGAAGGTGCCGAAGGGCAAGGGCGCGTCGGCGCAGGTGGCGTTGGCGAAGGTGCCGGCAGCGAAGCGTCTGATGTGGAGCAGCCACCGCGTGGCGCGCGGCGAGACGCTCGGGCGCATCGCCTCGACCTACGGGGCCACCGTGGCGGACATCGCGCGCCTCAACCGCCTGAACAAGCCGTACCTCATTCACCCGGGTGATGAATTGCTGATCCCGATGCCGGGCGAGTTGAGCGCATCCGCGCGCGAGCGGATGGCCTCGGCGCAGACAAGCGGCAATTCCGGCGGGAAATCCGGCGGCAAGGCGAAGGCCGCCACCAAGGGCAAGGGCAAGTACGAACCGCCCGCAGGCTGGGAGCGCGTCAGCTACGACGTGCGCAAGGGTGACACCGTGGGCATCATCGCCAAGAGGCTGGGCGTCACGGTGACACACCTGCGCCAGGTGAACTCGCTGCCGCGCTCGAACCTGATCCGCGCCGGCCAGAGGCTGTTCGCCTACAAGCCGCCCAAGGGGTAG